A stretch of the Archangium violaceum genome encodes the following:
- the pulA gene encoding pullulanase-type alpha-1,6-glucosidase has protein sequence MPRKGALLGALAFLSAGTVAAEPTSVTLVGSVQTPLSCTVGDATCNNSRLGFDAEDNAWQGVFTLPAGSYTFRAAVDEGGSLTTYGQGGAADGAELSLTLNAETQVKFYYDSTTHWVTTRFNSVIAVAPGSFQSELGCPGDWQPNCLRSWLKDVDGDGIYTLSTTAFTAGSYEGKVAINEGWAENYGANGALGGSNIGFTVHADNARVLFQYDSVTHELGIDVAGAPKGDIMKAQAHWVSSELLVWKPKVIAIPAGASFRLHYDPVGAMNLSPTGVAGGESIPLTLETPGLPPHIAAKFPHLAGRPVLRIADADLIKVKDILKGQIALSLTDAEGNLLDATSAQLPGVLDELYANDEALGVTWHDGVPSLKLWAPTARNVILHLFSGSDPSVPADATVPMTLDVSTGVWSLTGNATWKGLFYLYEVEVYAPTAKKVVKNLVTDPYSLSLSTNSKRSQFIDLADPALAPSGWDSLVKPSLAAPEDIVLYELHVRDFSIGDATVPAEKRGTFLAFTESGSNGMKHLRRLSASGLTHVHLLPVFDIATVDEDRSKHQEPAGDLASMAPDSEEQQAAVSAVADTDGFNWGYDPYHYTVPEGSYAVNPDGGARIVEFRQMVKALADSGLRVVMDVVYNHTNASGLADKSVLDKVVPGYYHRLNADGNVETSTCCQNTASEHAMFEKLMVDSLTTWAKYYKVDGFRFDLMGHHMKANMVKVQERLRALTLEKDGVDGSRIYIYGEGWDFGEVVSNARGVNATQLNMPGTGIGTFSDRLRDAARGGGPFSGLQEQGFISGLWYDPNATTSGSADEQRERLLHHMDQIRVGLAGNLRDYTLVNKAGETVKGSQVDYNGQPAGYTLAPRELISYVSAHDNETLFDAVQLKAPESADLDARVRMHNMGLSLVALGQGIPFFHAGDELLRSKSLDRNSFNSGDWFNKLDFTYQSNNWGVGLPPAADNQDKWPTMRPLLANPALKVSPTHILQALEHFEEMLKIRKSAALFRLKTAEDVQAKVRFFNTGPSQIPGLIVMNIHDEAATDGTTDIVVLFNANDEQQVFNISDYAGRSMLLHPVQQASSDPIVQTATFQSSGDFLVPGRTTAVFVNEPVIAPDAGTDPDAGTDPDAGTTPGADAGTGNGGGGDTGGGCGGCAGTGGEAFSALALLLGGVMQARRRRRA, from the coding sequence ATGCCCCGAAAGGGGGCGCTGCTCGGCGCGCTCGCCTTCCTCTCGGCGGGAACCGTGGCCGCGGAGCCGACGAGCGTCACGCTCGTGGGTTCCGTGCAGACCCCTCTGTCGTGCACCGTGGGTGACGCGACGTGTAACAACTCCCGTCTGGGCTTCGACGCCGAGGACAACGCCTGGCAGGGCGTGTTCACCCTGCCCGCGGGCTCCTACACGTTCCGTGCGGCCGTCGACGAGGGCGGCTCCCTCACGACCTATGGCCAGGGAGGCGCCGCCGACGGCGCCGAGCTCTCCCTGACGCTCAACGCGGAGACGCAGGTCAAGTTCTACTACGACAGCACGACGCACTGGGTCACCACCCGGTTCAACTCCGTCATCGCCGTGGCCCCCGGCAGCTTCCAGAGCGAGCTGGGCTGTCCCGGTGATTGGCAGCCGAACTGCCTGCGCTCGTGGCTGAAGGACGTGGATGGAGACGGCATCTACACCCTGTCCACCACGGCCTTCACGGCGGGCAGCTACGAGGGCAAGGTCGCCATCAACGAGGGCTGGGCGGAGAACTACGGGGCCAATGGTGCGCTCGGTGGTTCCAACATCGGCTTCACCGTGCACGCGGACAACGCCCGTGTGCTCTTCCAGTACGACTCGGTCACCCACGAGCTGGGGATCGACGTGGCCGGTGCGCCCAAGGGGGACATCATGAAGGCCCAGGCGCACTGGGTGTCGAGTGAGCTCCTGGTGTGGAAGCCGAAGGTGATCGCCATTCCGGCGGGGGCGTCCTTCCGGCTGCACTATGACCCCGTGGGCGCGATGAACCTGTCCCCCACGGGCGTCGCGGGCGGCGAGTCCATTCCCCTCACGCTCGAGACGCCAGGGCTGCCCCCGCACATCGCCGCGAAGTTCCCGCACCTCGCGGGCAGGCCGGTGCTGCGCATCGCCGATGCGGACCTCATCAAGGTCAAGGACATCCTCAAGGGGCAGATCGCCCTCTCGCTCACGGACGCCGAGGGCAACCTGCTGGACGCGACCTCGGCGCAGCTCCCGGGCGTGCTGGACGAGCTGTACGCCAATGACGAGGCGCTGGGCGTCACCTGGCACGACGGCGTTCCCTCGCTGAAGCTGTGGGCACCCACCGCCCGGAACGTCATCCTCCACTTGTTCAGTGGCTCCGATCCCTCCGTGCCCGCCGATGCCACGGTGCCGATGACGCTCGACGTCTCCACGGGCGTCTGGAGCCTCACCGGCAACGCGACCTGGAAGGGGTTGTTCTACCTCTACGAGGTGGAGGTGTACGCCCCCACCGCGAAGAAGGTCGTGAAGAACCTGGTCACGGACCCCTACTCGCTGAGCCTGTCCACCAACAGCAAGCGCAGCCAGTTCATCGATCTGGCGGATCCGGCGCTCGCGCCCTCGGGTTGGGACTCGCTGGTGAAGCCCTCGCTGGCGGCGCCCGAGGACATCGTCCTCTACGAGCTGCACGTCCGCGACTTCAGCATCGGTGACGCAACGGTGCCGGCGGAGAAGCGGGGCACCTTCCTGGCCTTCACCGAGTCTGGCTCCAACGGCATGAAGCACCTGCGGCGCCTGAGCGCGAGCGGCCTGACGCACGTGCACCTGCTGCCCGTGTTCGACATCGCGACCGTCGACGAGGACCGCTCCAAGCACCAGGAGCCCGCGGGTGACCTGGCCTCCATGGCTCCCGACTCGGAGGAGCAGCAGGCCGCGGTGTCGGCGGTGGCGGACACGGACGGCTTCAACTGGGGCTACGACCCGTACCACTACACGGTGCCCGAGGGCAGCTACGCGGTGAACCCGGACGGCGGCGCGCGCATCGTCGAGTTCCGCCAGATGGTGAAGGCGCTCGCGGACAGCGGCCTGCGCGTGGTGATGGACGTGGTCTACAACCACACCAACGCCTCGGGGCTGGCGGACAAGTCGGTGCTCGACAAGGTGGTGCCCGGCTACTACCACCGGCTCAACGCCGACGGGAACGTCGAGACCAGCACCTGCTGCCAGAACACGGCCTCCGAGCACGCCATGTTCGAGAAGCTCATGGTGGACTCGCTCACCACCTGGGCGAAGTACTACAAGGTGGATGGCTTCCGCTTCGACCTGATGGGCCATCACATGAAGGCCAACATGGTGAAGGTCCAGGAGCGGCTGCGCGCGCTCACCCTGGAGAAGGACGGTGTGGACGGCTCCCGCATCTATATCTACGGCGAGGGCTGGGACTTCGGCGAGGTGGTCAGCAACGCGCGCGGCGTGAACGCCACCCAGCTCAACATGCCCGGCACGGGCATTGGCACCTTCAGCGACCGCCTGCGTGACGCGGCTCGCGGCGGTGGCCCGTTCAGCGGCCTGCAGGAGCAGGGCTTCATCAGCGGCCTCTGGTACGACCCCAACGCGACCACCTCGGGCAGCGCCGACGAGCAGCGCGAGCGGCTGCTGCATCACATGGATCAGATCCGCGTGGGCCTGGCGGGCAACCTGCGCGACTACACGCTCGTCAACAAGGCGGGTGAGACCGTGAAGGGCTCGCAGGTGGACTACAACGGCCAGCCCGCGGGCTACACGCTGGCGCCTCGGGAGCTCATCTCCTACGTCTCGGCGCACGACAACGAGACGCTGTTCGACGCCGTGCAGCTCAAGGCGCCCGAGTCGGCCGACCTGGATGCCCGCGTGCGCATGCACAACATGGGCTTGAGCCTGGTGGCGCTCGGTCAGGGCATTCCCTTCTTCCACGCCGGTGACGAGCTGCTGCGCTCCAAGTCGTTGGATCGTAACAGCTTCAACTCGGGCGACTGGTTCAACAAGCTCGACTTCACGTACCAGTCCAACAACTGGGGCGTGGGTCTGCCTCCCGCCGCGGACAACCAGGACAAGTGGCCCACGATGAGGCCTCTGCTCGCCAACCCGGCGCTGAAGGTGAGCCCGACGCACATCCTCCAGGCGCTCGAGCACTTCGAGGAAATGCTGAAGATCCGCAAGAGCGCGGCCCTGTTCCGCCTGAAGACGGCCGAGGACGTCCAGGCGAAGGTGCGCTTCTTCAACACCGGCCCGTCGCAGATCCCCGGCCTCATCGTCATGAACATCCACGACGAGGCGGCCACGGACGGCACCACGGATATCGTGGTGCTCTTCAACGCCAACGATGAGCAACAGGTGTTCAACATCTCCGATTACGCGGGCCGCTCCATGCTGTTGCACCCCGTGCAGCAGGCCTCCTCGGACCCGATCGTCCAGACCGCCACGTTCCAGTCGTCCGGCGACTTCCTCGTGCCCGGCCGTACCACGGCGGTGTTCGTGAACGAGCCGGTCATCGCGCCGGATGCGGGCACGGACCCGGATGCGGGCACGGACCCCGACGCGGGAACCACTCCCGGCGCGGACGCGGGGACTGGCAACGGCGGCGGTGGTGATACGGGCGGTGGCTGCGGCGGTTGCGCGGGCACCGGTGGCGAGGCCTTCAGCGCCCTCGCGCTGCTCCTCGGCGGCGTGATGCAGGCCCGGCGCCGTCGGCGGGCGTAG